The sequence below is a genomic window from Ipomoea triloba cultivar NCNSP0323 chromosome 2, ASM357664v1.
tagtaatataaaataatatattttatacctatagattagaatatatttttctaatttttaaacgATAATTAATAGGTATGAATGGTAGATAATGCAATATCTTAAACATAACAAaacatgatttgatttgattaagaataatatatatgtttacgaatatatattataaattatgaatatatcaccaattaccaattaatattaacaatattaccatattaccataaatatatatggataattaatcaattataggtgaatgaaattggggtatgaaattggtatgctcttagcaattgactgattttatgaataaatatatatggataattaataaaataataaatgaataaaataaatgattttactaaaatgccactaagtttgagtgggaaaatttgggagtatgatattgtttttatatataatatagattgaCTAAGATATCACGAAAACATGGCTAAACTCGACTTACGCTACTTTTGCCATACTAGTGTTGTCCCAATAGGTCTCATGCATAACAATAAAGTTCCATTTCTTTATTCAACTACCaacttttagttttaattttcacttttttttttttttttggttgtgtgTGAagtcgtttaaaaaaaaataaaaattatttaatttgcaccCATCTTGTTTATGTTAAACTTTATGATTAAGAATGACAATAGATTAGCTGATTAGGTAATACCAAATATTCAATTCCTACGAACTTTAATAGGGCAAGTTCGGACacgtttaaaataattttttttaaaacttcaataatCCTGAATTTGTGCACTATTTCACCTGAGCAATCAATGCTTAGGGGTAAATTTGGAATGCCACTTGCATACTAATCCCTAGGATTTTGAGGTTAAATTGTtgttagtttcattttcttccaCTCAAGCATTAAAGACCATCAGTTCTTCTCCTTCCATTCGTGTAAGGGTGAATCGTCGACAGAGATATGGGTGAAGAGCTCAGGCGGCCTCATCGACGGAAACATGGATTCTGGCAAAGGACCCAACAACGTTGACTTCTAGCAGACGACAAAAACAAAGACTTCGACAAAAAAACTCTGACCgtcacattaaaaaataattaaatggacAACTAAATTATCCGTTGTTATTCTTGTCAAAAATTAAAGATGGTGCATTAGTTGGGCCATAAATTACAAGGAGGAGATCTATCACGGATGGAGTGTCACACCTTTCTTCTAAAAGTCTATCTATATCATCTTTTTAGATTGTTTTCTGTTCACACTTAAGTTTATAGTACTACAACTTTAATGCTGCTCACAACGTCTGGTTCCAATCTACCAAAGAAAGTACAAAGTTTGGTGGTAACCTCGCATTATAGTACACAAAAATAAGGTGAGATTTCTAGAAAtgtgaaattaaaaaatctcCTAACTTATATTAAGTattaaactaaaatataatgtaactttaatattaaaattacacaaattaaaatgacaagaaattaaataataattgattgggagaggaaagaaaaaaaaaaaagNNNNNNNNNNNNNNNNNNNNNNNNNNNNNNNNNNNNNNNNNNNNNNNNNNNNNNNNNNNNNNNNNNNNNNNNNNNNNNNNNNNNNNNNNNNNNNNNNNNNNNNNNNNNNNNNNNNNNNNNNNNNNNNNNNNNNNNNNNNNNNNNNNNNNNNNNNNNNNNNNNNNNNNNNNNNNNNNNNNNNNNNNNNNNNNNNNNNNNNNNNNNNNNNNNNNNNNNNNNNNNNNNNNNNNNNNNNNNNNNNNNNNNNNNNNNNNNNNNNNNNNNNNNNNNNNNNNNNNNNNNNNNNNNNNNNNNNNNNNNNNNNNNNNNNNNNNNNNNNNNNNNNNNNNNNNNNNNNNNNNNNNNNNNNNNNNNNNNNNNNNNNNNNNNNNNNNNNNNNNNNNNNNNNNNNNNNNNNNNNNNNNNNNNNNNNNNNNNNNNNNNNNNNNNNNNNNNNNNNNNNNNNNNNNNNNNNNNNNNNNNNNNNNNNNNNNNNNNNNNNNNNNNNNNNNNNNNNNNNNNNNNNNNNNNNNNNNNNNNNNNNNNNNNNNNNNNNNNNNNNNNNNNNNNNNNNNNNNNNNNNNNNNNNNNNNNNNNNNNNNNNNNNNNNNNNNNNNNNNNNNNNNNNNNNNNNNNNNNNNNNNNNNNNNNNNNNNNNNNNNNNNNNNNNNNNNNNNNNNNNNNNNNNNNNNNNNNNNNNNNNNNNNNNNNNNNNNNNNNNNNNNNNNNNNNNNNNNNNNNNNNNNNNNNNNNNNNNNNNNNNNNNNNNNNNNNNNNNNNNNNNNNNNNNNNNNNNNNNNNNNNNNNNNNNNNNNNNNNNNNNNNNNNNNNNNNNNatatttggatcgatatacaattatatgaattataacatcgaatattatatagcgcaattgatgaaattggttggattgattatgttttttgatgttttctttgcttgaattagagcaaataattgtccaattagcAGTGCGATTCActgataatttttatttatttatttagataataaaattaaagataaaattatttttaaaaatctaatattgaacatgtacatttatttgattataagattagtgcaaaagtatcactcaattacttgaataatatatgacttgtttgtttacaattatctttaaaagatcaatatttaatactctgtataacttaagtaattatattattacaaaaataaatatggaaaaatgagaaataatttaattattacggcgtataaaaataaattgaacgaccaatatttagcttatttaccataataattattaggaaattattattagtcaattacactaaattaattatttttcgttaacatgaatatcaattcgtatatacaaaaatattattattatatattaaatatgttcgacttTCTACAGTGTTCAGGtaacttatgtatttatgtattttatacatatagattagaatatatttttcctaatttttaaatgtcatttcaaaatatattctaatctatacgtataaaatatatgaaaatatattataatattataatataatgaaggttacaaaataataatatggatgttacaaaataatattataatattataattataattataatatagtaatataaaataatatattttatacctatagattagaatatatttttctaatttttaaacgATAATTAATAGGTATGAATGGTAGATAATGCAATATCTTAAACATAACAAaacatgatttgatttgattaagaataatatatatgtttacgaatatatattataaattatgaatatatcaccaattaccaattaatattaacaatattaccatattaccataaatatatatggataattaatcaattataggtgaatgaaattggggtatgaaattggtatgctcttagcaattgactgattttatgaataaatatatatggataNttagcaattgactgattttatgaataaatatatatggataattaataaaataataaatgaataaaataaatgattttactaaaatgccactaagtttgagtgggaaaatttgggagtatgatattgtttttatatataatatagattgaCTAAGATATCACGAAAACATGGCTAAACTCGACTTACGCTACTTTTGCCATACTAGTGTTGTCCCAATAGGTCTCATGCATAACAATAAAGTTCCATTTCTTTATTCAACTACCaacttttagttttaattttcacttttttttttttttttggttgtgtgTGAagtcgtttaaaaaaaaataaaaattatttaatttgcaccCATCTTGTTTATGTTAAACTTTATGATTAAGAATGACAATAGATTAGCTGATTAGGTAATACCAAATATTCAATTCCTACGAACTTTAATAGGGCAAGTTCGGACacgtttaaaataattttttttaaaacttcaataatCCTGAATTTGTGCACTATTTCACCTGAGCAATCAATGCTTAGGGGTAAATTTGGAATGCCACTTGCATACTAATCCCTAGGATTTTGAGGTTAAATTGTtgttagtttcattttcttccaCTCAAGCATTAAAGACCATCAGTTCTTCTCCTTCCATTCGTGTAAGGGTGAATCGTCGACAGAGATATGGGTGAAGAGCTCAGGCGGCCTCATCGACGGAAACATGGATTCTGGCAAAGGACCCAACAACGTTGACTTCTAGCAGACGACAAAAACAAAGACTTCGACAAAAAAACTCTGACCgtcacattaaaaaataattaaatggacAACTAAATTATCCGTTGTTATTCTTGTCAAAAATTAAAGATGGTGCATTAGTTGGGCCATAAATTACAAGGAGGAGATCTATCACGGATGGAGTGTCACACCTTTCTTCTAAAAGTCTATCTATATCATCTTTTTAGATTGTTTTCTGTTCACACTTAAGTTTATAGTACTACAACTTTAATGCTGCTCACAACGTCTGGTTCCAATCTACCAAAGAAAGTACAAAGTTTGGTGGTAACCTCGCATTATAGTACACAAAAATAAGGTGAGATTTCTAGAAAtgtgaaattaaaaaatctcCTAACTTATATTAAGTattaaactaaaatataatgtaactttaatattaaaattacacaaattaaaatgacaagaaattaaataataattgattgggagaggaaagaaaaaaaaaaaagagagagagagagagaatatacGTGGAAATAAgggtatttaattttatatggatgaacttaaaattgaagaaaaattgtcaaaatCAATGAgaagaattatttttttatttttacattatctGAATAGCCAAGTGTCGCAGTATTGACGGCAAACGTGTCATAACAGACGAAAAATCAGATTGATTGTTCTGAGTTCATACCCATAATTCCACGTAGCTTTAAGAATAGACAAAGACGCTACGTAACGCCAGACCGCTAGTCAACCTTACTCCTTGGTGTCGGCAATTGCATTATAATTTACttcttaattaagaaaatgCTAATTACTTAATTTGCATGTAATTCAATCAAATCATGTGTATGAATTGgatggaacaaaaaaaaaatgatattatttttattattctctttgtttcattttatgtatttgattcatACAATTtctacatttaaaaattattatatatgaaatataatcaGTGATAAAATGATTGATCTTATTACTAACACGATAAGGATGCCATCTAAACTAAATGTAATGTGCTGATGCTATGTAtgtcataatctgagatgacaAAGACTTTCGTcaagaaataatttttatataatcatttttttccaattaaaagaaaaacgtTTTATTTTATCTCCTAATAGACCATACTTTTCAAACTGATCACAATTTCACTTTAATTTACTGTATGTTTCACTCAATTgtcattgtttttgttgtttccCAACTGTTCCTTtatctctttaatttgtttttctttttctttttctttgtaaaTATTTGCTTGAAATTATCATGTAATGCGGTAATGGGTCAAAGggtgatatatatatgctgAAATAGAATGTAGTTTAGAGTTTGGAGGCATGGAAAAAGGAGGACCAACAAATTAAATGGCTATAAACTTAGCATCCCTACGTAAATTACGGAAAGTCATACAACCAATGAACCAAACAACTATAAGTGACAACCCTGGAGCTCTCTCGTATTCAGGTGCATGCTCCGAAAGATATATTTGCCGTCCTGTGCTTTAACTAGGAAGGGGAAGCATAGAAATCCATTATTATTTCTGGGTTTCGTGCACTCCTAGCTAGGATGGCAATCAAGCAAGCCCATCTCGCTATCCTCTTCCTCTTCATCTTCCTATCCACTTTGGCTTTATCCGAGGCGGCGGCGGTGGACGCGGATCCCGCCACCGTTTACGTCAACCCCGCCACATTCGCCGACATAGACGGCGACGGCGCCTTCATAGAGTATGGGGAGGccgagggggagggggaggagATGACGATGATGAATTCGGAGTTGCACAGGAGAATGCGCGCCGGCGCGGAGAATATTCCTAAGACAATCCGTTTTCCCAAACACCGTTAGATTCAGCTGCGCTGCTGTTGCGTGCATGCATGGATTTGATCCGCATCAAAATTCGATTCAaaatgctttgttttttttccaaggaattaaaattaaagattcCCATTGTGTTATTCTGATATATTAATTTGACTCTTGATTTAAATTTACATATTATATGCAACACGCTTTTAAGCGTAGGAGGCCAATTACTTTTGACAGACTTCGAGTGATATGGAGatttgaactcatgacctttggACCATACTGCATTCGTTGTTTCATGGACCATGAACCAAGAtctaaaaacaataaaatatattatcttactgcaaaaatttcttattttaaatgCATATAAAGTAATTTATTCTAgcatataaagtatattattctaactcatatataaaatacattatcacACCCCagaatatttattattctaattgtgGATATTGTTTTGGACCGTGCGGTCAACACAAtgacacaataatttgcctaataGTTGGGCAAATTATGCCTAATAGTTGAGCAAATTATGCTGTGTACCCAGGACcaccttgtattttttttaaatgtgtgaatgtagaggtttcaaagtgtgaatgtagtttatgattgtgtgaatgtagagttgccaagaaatgtgtgaatgctgaggtttcaaattgtgaatatgaagtatagaaatcgtgaatgtagagttatgcatgtgtgaatctgtagtagagttaagaagttctagcaacttatAGCCCTATAATgcgtgaatgtggagttctcaagttgtgaatggaatgtgtgaatgtggagtttacaaattgtgaatgtagagtatagtgtatgtgaatgtagagtatagttattaaacatataatcctgtaatgtgtgaatgtgaagtttacaaattgtgaatgtagggtatagtgtatgtgaatgtagacccagatccaccttgcaaggtggacctgggtccacggcataacaactgcaATAGTTGTTTGATGGCCTGGCCTTGTTTGATCTGTGGGCCTTCACAATATATGGATTTCTTGAAAGTCTTGTAATTTAATTGAGATTGGGCTTACAGAGTTCATTAGGCCGACTAGTGTAGTCCAATAcatgaaattaatattaacaaaattccGCAGTGGACTTCAAGTTGTGTATGAGAATTGAGACAGAAAGGTATACCATTTCCAATGGGTATTCATCACTTTATAATTTGAGTAATATTACTCAATTCTCATAAATTTTCCCCTCTTAATTTTTCTTGGACACTATTTGGTTCGATATTTTAACTTTGGACACTATTTTGGTTAGATATTTTAACTTTCCATTACAAATTAGTGTGGTCAGCATCCACTTTCTCTAAATTTTCATTAAAGTTAATAATACACCGACCCTTACCCTTAAACTAggttgtttaattttaatttctctaaCTTGAATGCTTTTAGCTAGCCCATACTCTTATTAGTTATTAGGGCAACAAATTTCCAATTTGGTCATCTCAACACTGGAGAATGGTTTTCCCAAATGAGAGatgaggtcatgagttcgagagGACATTATTAACTATTTGTGTTGGTTCTAACTGTATAAGACATCAAGCACTCACTCAATTCTTTTTCATTCAATTTAATGAACTCATGTATTGAAAGTgaaatttaaagaataaaagtcaatagtcgtcTAACATTATAATATGTGTGGATAACTAGATATGTAGGGGAAAACAACCTGGCCTGGTCGGTCATAGAATAGTTTCCTCCTGTGTTATGAAAACCAAAAAGTAAGAAATGTCGAATCCATGCGAGCATCAGGGCCGGATTTTAAGCAGTGTAAGCTAGACTACAACACAGGACCCCCAATTTTAGAGGgtccaatatttaatttttacctaattagtTAAGAcatttaaaaatagaaagttTGCAATTAATACTAAAAGattaatttttacctaattagtTAAGAcatttaaaaatagaaagttTGCAACTAATACTAAAAGATTTTAAATGGAGAAATGTTAAATATccatatttattgtattttacacTTGAGGTTCGAATCCTACTTTGTTCACATccttttttttagaaaaaaaatcaaggaataaggttcaaattgaccactgaatgtaacctgaaagtgcaattaggccactgaatcaaaaaaaaaagtgtaattaggccactgaacattTCTAATGTAttcaatttcacctgatagcaggttaccatgcatttcatcaggttacttgcttatgtggactataagttaacattttaaaataatttttaataataaactattaaaataaaaattaaaattattttaaaatgtcaattcaccatccacataagcaagtaacctgatgaaatggatggtaacctgctatcgggtgaaattacatacatttggagtgtccAATAGCTTAAacgcactttttttttttggttcagctaattgcactttgagataacgttcagtggccaatttgaaccttaatTACCCTACTAATGAATAAGGAAAAATACTCGGTCGGATGGGAGAAGTCGGGATGTGCAAGGGAGTCAAACAAATGGACCATCGAGGGGTAGATAAACAGGTTTTTGGAAGGATGCGCGGAGGAATcaattgggggggggggggggggggggNNNNNNNNNNNNNNNNNNNNNNNNNNNNNNNNNNNNNNNNNNNNNNNNNNNNNNNNNNNNNNNNNNNNNNNNNNNNNNNNNNNNNNNNNNNNNNNNNNNNNNNNNNNNNNNNNNNNNNNNNNNNNNNNNNNNNNNNNNNNNNNNNNNNNNNNNNNNNNNNNNNNNNNNNNNNNNNNNNNNNNNNNNNNNNNNNNNNNNNNNNNNNNNNNNNNNNNNNNNNNNNNNNNNNNNNNNNNNNNNNNNNNNNNNNNNNNNNNNNNNNNNNNNNNNNNNNNNNNNNNNNNNNNNNNNNNNNNNNNNNNNNNNNNNNNNNNNNNNNNNNNNNNNNNNNNNNNNNNNNNNNNNNNNNNNNNNNNNNNNNNNNNNNNNNNNNNNNNNNNNNNNNNNNNNNNNNNNNNNNNNNNNNNNNNNNNNNNNNNNNNNNNNNNNNNNNNNNNNNNNNNNNNNNNNNNNNNNNNNNNNNNNNNNNNNNNNNNNNNNNNNNNNNNNNNNNNNNNNNNNNNNNNNNNNNNNNNNNNNNNNNNNNNNNNNNNNNNNNNNNNNNNNNNNNNNNNNNNNNNNNNNNNNNNNNNNNNNNNNNNNNNNNNNNNNNNNNNNNNNNNNNNNNNNNNNNNNNNNNNNNNNNNNNNNNNNNNNNNNNNNNNNNNNNNNNNNNNNNNNNNNNNNNNNNNNNNNNNNNNNNNNNNNNNNNNNNNNNNNNNNNNNNNNNNNNNNNNNNNNNNNNNNNNNNNNNNNNNNNNNNNNNNNNNNNNNNNNNNNNNNNNNNNNNNNNNNNNNNNNNNNNNNNNNNNNNNNNNNNNNNNNNNNNNNNNNNNNNNNNNNNNNNNNNNNNNNNNNNNNNNNNNNNNNNNNNNNNNNNNNNNNNNNNNNNNNNNNNNNNNNNNNNNNNNNNNNNNNNNNNNNNNNNNNNNNNNNNNNNNNNNNNNNNNNNNNNNNNNNNNNNNNNNNNNNNNNNNNNNNNNNNNNNNNNNNNNNNNNNNNNNNNNNNNNNNNNNNNNNNNNNNNNNNNNNNNNNNNNNNNNgggggggggggggggggggggggggggggggggggggggggggggctggAGGAGGCCAAAGGAGTTAGGCGACTGGGTGGATGAGTAGAGGAGTCAGGTAGCTGGATGAATGAGTAGAGGAGATCGAGTCAGACAGGCGGATGAACAAGTTGAGGAGTCAGATAGATGGTCGGAAAAGAGTTGAAAAATGTACCTTGTATTaggaaaagtacattatttgagtagtaaactataaacataaaatattttgtatgtataatatacatatataatacacgaataatgtatttttagcatattaaaaatgtatattttttattgaaataattattatggttcacataataatttgccattgGTTTCGAGTAAGATTGACATCTCTAATTATAccataattagtataataaaatattattttcttaaaaaatgttTATTCAGAATGTCATCAAACAAAATCCAAATCAATAAAACGAGAATcttcatattaatatatactatatagttattatatattcaAGGCAGTAAAACGACATTTTTGGGTTGCAAGTTCCTCACAAGTTGTACTAAAGACACAATCATATCCGATATGCCCAAGTTGTTCTTTGAATTTTctcattatattttttcctGAAATAAAATTGCGTGCTATGAGTACTGTATCACACTATCACTTGTTTACATCGCACGCCAGAGTGGGTAACTGGCAATCTGAATTCCGACCCCTTCCGTCCTTCAATCAAGATGGCCTCATACAAAACAAAACCCTGCCTGTAGTAGTATCCTCATCACTCATCACTACaaaaaatattctaattttaaacattttgcATCACGTTATAATTATTTAGATGTTTGATGTAATTAAGTGACTTGTAATTTGATATACAGTTAGataatacaatatttaatttcaGTCCACCTAAAAACGTGAATGAAAAGTTATGGTTTTTATAAGTTTTTAATCAATCACCATCAAATATGGTCAGAAAGTGATCACTATTTTCAACCATCTTTGCTTGGTGGATGAAAATAGTGACCATCCTTATTTGGTGGTCAAGAATAGCATTTGTCATTTGTAGGCCGGTAATTAACAATACCGATCACTAAATGATGTTTTTGGCAATTTTTTCTAGTAGTTGGTATTATCAACCACATTAGCAAGTGATCAATAATACTGATAGGATTTTTTAAATCTCCAAAGTGGTCAAGAACGTGTTTTTGATTAGAAATTCTAGGTATTCCATCATTTTTAGTAGTCAAAATTCTCctaattttcatttataatgTCAATAATCAATCACAATATATCATGTCATgggattttttaaataataaaaaagaaaaaaaaaagctgtcACATTTATaatgagaagaaagagaggTGAATATGATTCCAGAATCCAACAAATTTAACAAGTGTAGAAATAGTACTACTTTTCAGAGTGATGAGTGTGCAATATGCGGTAAAGTTAGTGCAGCATATATGTAACCAAAAGAATCTGAATTTGATCCCTCTGCCCTGCCATTACCATTATTTATCCATTCAATTACTTATCATCTATCTTTGTGTGAGTGTTTATATGTCAGCATCTGGATGCACAGAATATATGAATTATCTCATCCCACCACCAAATTCTAGCTAGCACTCACTCTACACAACATTTATTCCTTGTATATATGGCATCACAAGAATCACCCTTCTCTCTTTGTGGGAGATGGAGCTTTTTGACATTCttaaatcaaacacaaaaaaaaatcaatcttttTATCCCTCTTTTCTCGATCTTTTTTTCAACTATCATCGAATTTTAATGTTAACGTAACATTTTACAATAATGAATCAATTCAGAATTACGTGACTTGTTACTATGAATCAATTCAGAATGACGTGACATGTTACTCTGAATCAAGTAATTAAAATGAAGTGATTTTTGGCATTtataataatgaagaaaaagagaaaCATGAGTCCCAAAATTAATGCAGAAAGGCAGTAAAGATAGAGGAAAGTAAGAAGTTGGAAAAGGATGAAAGGAAAGATGAGAAGAGGTTTTTTTAAAATCTGTTTGAAATCATGGATGGAAGAAGTCAAattatacatacaattaatTGAAACAGGATTATCTCTGTTACATCGAGTTCCAATTAAGACGACGATGGTAATTAGGTAACaatcaagaagaagaagaagagctgGAAAGTCGCGGCGAGGTGAGCGGGAAGAGAGGCAAGAGCTGAGGCGGGTCAGAGTCTCTGGGAGTGGAAGTCCTGGGAGATGGATGCAAGTAGAACTTCTTCTCGGCGATGGCTTTCTCTTCTTCGGAGGAGGAATTCCCCATGGACGGCGAGGACTTGTTGAACGGGTCTTCGTTCAACGGCGTGACGGGGCTGAGGGCCAGCGACGGGAAATCAAGAATGCTGGGCGACAAGATCTCCGGTTTCCGCGGCGAGTATCCGGAATTATTGGGGATCAAAGGGCTGATCATCAGCCCGTTCTTCAGGCTGTTCCTCCGCTCGTAGAGAGCCTTGAAGCCTTGTTTCTTGGGAGGTATGCTGCCGAAGCCCTTGTTGGCCGGCGGCGGCGGATCTGAAACGCCGGGTTTGGAGGCGTTTTTAGCAGTCTCCGAGGAGCCGGTGAGCATCTGGACAACCTGCTTGAAGGTGGAAGTGTCCGCTTGAACAAAGGTTGTTGGGTAGGGGCTAGCATCAGATCTCGAAATGGCCTTTGGGGTCAATGGTGGGGTTGGGATTTGATGATGAAGAAGCGGCAGCGAAGATGAACAATTGCCGGCGCTGCTACTAATGCCGCCGCCGTCGTT
It includes:
- the LOC116009269 gene encoding VQ motif-containing protein 4-like — translated: MEITSRPPRQESVLASPRNDGGGISSSAGNCSSSLPLLHHQIPTPPLTPKAISRSDASPYPTTFVQADTSTFKQVVQMLTGSSETAKNASKPGVSDPPPPANKGFGSIPPKKQGFKALYERRNSLKNGLMISPLIPNNSGYSPRKPEILSPSILDFPSLALSPVTPLNEDPFNKSSPSMGNSSSEEEKAIAEKKFYLHPSPRTSTPRDSDPPQLLPLFPLTSPRLSSSSSSS